Proteins from a genomic interval of Acidobacteriota bacterium:
- the coaD gene encoding pantetheine-phosphate adenylyltransferase, whose amino-acid sequence MYPGSFDPLTNGHLDIIERSCKLFDEIIVAILVNPEKRPMFSTEERLEMIREVVAPLAKVKVDTFNGLLVTYAQAQEADCIVRGIRAISDYEYELQMALMNRRMQPNIETVFMMSADTYSYVSSRLVKEIFLLGREVTGLVPPLIADRMRQKLSEVAR is encoded by the coding sequence ATCTATCCCGGCTCCTTTGACCCGTTGACCAACGGGCATCTCGACATTATCGAGCGTAGTTGCAAGCTCTTTGACGAAATTATCGTGGCCATTCTGGTCAATCCGGAAAAACGCCCGATGTTTTCCACGGAAGAGCGGTTGGAGATGATTCGCGAAGTCGTCGCCCCGCTCGCCAAAGTCAAAGTAGACACCTTTAATGGATTGCTTGTGACCTATGCTCAGGCGCAAGAAGCTGATTGCATTGTGCGCGGAATTCGAGCCATTTCCGATTATGAATATGAACTGCAAATGGCCCTGATGAACCGCCGAATGCAGCCCAATATCGAAACCGTGTTTATGATGTCGGCTGACACGTACAGCTATGTCAGCTCCCGTCTGGTCAAGGAAATCTTCCTGCTGGGACGCGAAGTCACTGGACTTGTTCCGCCACTGATTGCCGACCGAATGCGACAAAAACTGAGTGAAGTAGCGAGATAG